The Urbifossiella limnaea genome has a window encoding:
- a CDS encoding bifunctional folylpolyglutamate synthase/dihydrofolate synthase — translation MTYPEALAFWYARVNYEVRAAHPTDLKLERMRALLRRLGDPHERVRLVHVTGTKGKGSTSAMLAAVLRAAGYRVGLFTSPHLTDVRERIQVDDAVITERELAARMTELAPAVAAMDADGFPPPTFFEIGTALGFLHFAYRRCDLAVIEVGLGGRFDSTNVCRPLVSVVTSVGLDHTAQLGGTLEAVAFQKAGIIKPNVPVVSGVTEPGPRDVVRKVAAELAAPVWERGADFGFDYRPGESEGPPVVTISTPRSTYGPTALALLGEHQAHNAALAVAVVDRLRDGGLHVPAAAVAAGLASVVWPGRVEVVRRSPVVILDTAHNVPSAEALVRTLAESFPRVRHRAVVFAVSSDKPVADILRVLARYFDRFHLTRYGNNPRCLPPEESARLLASVAPAAAFALHATAADAWAEARTAATGDDALVCVTGSVFLAGELRPLVLTDRGLSGTGSKS, via the coding sequence ATGACCTACCCCGAGGCTCTGGCGTTCTGGTACGCCCGGGTCAACTACGAGGTCCGGGCGGCGCACCCGACCGATTTGAAGCTGGAGCGGATGCGCGCACTGCTCCGCCGCCTCGGCGACCCGCACGAGCGCGTCCGCCTCGTCCACGTTACCGGCACGAAGGGGAAGGGTTCCACGTCGGCGATGCTCGCGGCCGTGCTGCGGGCGGCCGGCTACCGCGTCGGGCTGTTCACGTCGCCGCACCTCACCGACGTACGCGAGCGCATCCAGGTGGACGACGCCGTCATCACCGAACGCGAACTCGCGGCGCGGATGACGGAGCTGGCCCCCGCGGTCGCCGCGATGGACGCCGACGGCTTCCCGCCGCCGACGTTCTTCGAGATCGGCACGGCCCTCGGTTTCCTCCACTTCGCGTACCGCCGCTGCGACCTGGCCGTGATCGAAGTTGGCCTCGGCGGCCGGTTCGACAGCACGAACGTGTGCCGGCCGTTGGTGTCGGTGGTCACGTCGGTCGGGCTCGACCATACGGCCCAGCTCGGCGGCACGCTCGAAGCGGTGGCGTTCCAGAAGGCCGGCATCATCAAGCCGAACGTGCCGGTAGTGAGTGGCGTGACCGAGCCGGGGCCGCGGGACGTGGTGCGAAAGGTTGCGGCCGAACTGGCGGCGCCAGTGTGGGAACGCGGAGCGGATTTCGGTTTCGACTACCGACCGGGTGAGTCCGAAGGCCCGCCCGTAGTGACGATCTCCACTCCCCGGAGCACTTACGGCCCGACGGCGCTCGCGCTTCTCGGCGAGCACCAGGCGCACAACGCCGCGCTGGCCGTGGCCGTCGTCGATCGGCTGCGCGACGGCGGGCTCCACGTCCCCGCTGCCGCCGTCGCCGCGGGGCTGGCGAGCGTCGTGTGGCCGGGCCGCGTGGAGGTCGTGCGCCGATCGCCGGTCGTCATTCTGGATACGGCCCATAACGTGCCGAGCGCCGAGGCGCTGGTGCGAACGCTGGCCGAGTCGTTCCCGCGGGTGCGGCACCGGGCGGTCGTGTTCGCCGTTTCGTCGGACAAACCCGTCGCAGACATCCTGCGCGTACTAGCCCGCTATTTCGACCGATTCCACCTGACGAGATACGGGAACAACCCGCGGTGCCTGCCGCCGGAAGAATCGGCACGACTGCTCGCCTCGGTCGCGCCGGCGGCGGCGTTCGCGCTTCACGCCACGGCTGCGGACGCCTGGGCAGAAGCCCGGACAGCCGCCACCGGGGATGACGCCCTCGTGTGCGTCACCGGGTCGGTGTTCCTTGCCGGGGAACTGCGGCCTCTGGTGCTGACCGACCGCGGCTTGAGCGGAACAGGATCGAAATCCTGA
- a CDS encoding DUF1549 and DUF1553 domain-containing protein, producing the protein MPRLTPLLILPLGLLLAPVRGADPRYEDPDLTPADKAHWAFRAPVRPVPPTGSFTFRVRTPVDAFILAKLEAAGIPPTPVADRLTLVRRVTLDLTGLPPTPAEVASFLGDDTPDAYTRLVDRLLASPRYGERWATHWLDVVRFAESNGYEADGERPHAWRYRDYVVRSLNADKPYDVFVTEQLAGDELAARKDAREAADLWVATGMHRCGPVHMVGGNLDADVLRQEVLTEMVNGVGAAFLGLTLACARCHDHKFDPVSLGDYYRIQAFFGGTRYTDVDLATADEKAARKSKADALEKEAAPLKKQVADLDAPVRTKVAAQKRAALEPRYKDALDTPAEKRTAEQKKLAADAGTLVRVSWDEVLAAMPPAERAKRAALREQIHALAARAPEPAAAAWAIKTTDADAKTHVLKRGSPKTKLDIASPAYLRVMATPDAPKTRADLARWMTRPDHPLTARVIVNRLWQHHFGRGLVATPNDFGLKGARPTHPELLDWLATELVANRWSLKHLHRLMVLSSTYQQCQAAPHPADPDNKLLGRMPRRRLEAEAVRDSVLAAAGTMNPQVGGPSVKVPLEPEVYDLIFTEGEPDGLWPVTPDATQHTRRSLYLFNKRNVRLPVFEAFDQPDTLNSCAVRPVSTFAPQALILMNGPFVQEQGKALAVRLAGEADPLEALYRRMLGRAPKVAERAAAELFLRDQASSVRDRLRARLPVGLDVALPAGADPAHVRALADLCVVLFNTNEFVHIP; encoded by the coding sequence ATGCCCCGCCTGACGCCACTCTTGATCCTGCCGCTCGGTCTTCTCCTCGCCCCGGTCCGTGGCGCCGACCCGCGCTACGAAGACCCGGACCTGACTCCCGCCGATAAAGCGCACTGGGCGTTCCGCGCCCCGGTCCGCCCGGTCCCCCCGACGGGAAGCTTCACCTTCCGAGTTCGTACGCCGGTGGACGCCTTTATCCTGGCGAAGTTGGAAGCCGCGGGTATTCCGCCGACACCCGTGGCCGACCGGCTCACTCTGGTCCGGCGCGTCACACTCGACCTTACCGGCCTACCGCCGACGCCGGCCGAAGTCGCCAGCTTCCTCGGGGACGACACGCCCGACGCCTACACCAGGCTCGTCGATCGGCTGTTGGCGTCGCCGCGGTACGGCGAGCGATGGGCGACGCACTGGCTCGACGTGGTGCGGTTCGCCGAGTCGAATGGGTACGAGGCGGACGGCGAGCGGCCGCACGCCTGGCGCTACCGCGACTACGTTGTCCGCAGCCTGAACGCCGACAAGCCGTACGACGTGTTCGTCACCGAGCAGTTGGCCGGCGACGAACTCGCGGCCCGGAAGGACGCCCGCGAGGCGGCCGACCTGTGGGTCGCCACCGGGATGCACCGGTGCGGCCCCGTCCACATGGTCGGGGGCAACCTCGACGCCGACGTGCTGCGGCAGGAGGTGCTGACCGAGATGGTGAACGGCGTCGGGGCCGCGTTCCTCGGCCTGACGCTGGCCTGCGCCCGCTGCCACGACCACAAGTTCGACCCCGTCTCGCTCGGCGACTACTACCGCATCCAGGCCTTCTTCGGCGGCACGCGGTACACCGACGTGGACCTCGCTACCGCCGACGAGAAGGCGGCGCGGAAGTCGAAGGCCGACGCGCTCGAGAAGGAGGCCGCGCCACTGAAGAAGCAAGTTGCCGACCTCGATGCTCCCGTTCGCACCAAGGTTGCTGCCCAGAAGCGGGCCGCGCTCGAGCCGCGCTACAAGGACGCGCTGGACACACCGGCCGAGAAGCGTACCGCGGAGCAGAAAAAACTCGCGGCCGACGCCGGCACGCTGGTTCGCGTTTCGTGGGACGAGGTACTCGCCGCCATGCCGCCGGCCGAGCGCGCGAAGCGGGCGGCGCTCCGGGAGCAGATTCACGCCCTCGCCGCGAGGGCGCCCGAGCCCGCGGCCGCGGCGTGGGCCATCAAGACGACCGACGCCGACGCCAAGACGCACGTCCTGAAGCGCGGCAGCCCGAAGACCAAGCTCGACATCGCTTCGCCGGCGTACCTGCGAGTGATGGCCACTCCCGATGCCCCAAAGACGCGCGCCGACCTGGCCCGATGGATGACACGACCCGACCACCCGCTAACGGCACGGGTGATTGTGAACCGGCTGTGGCAGCACCACTTCGGCCGCGGCCTCGTCGCCACGCCGAACGACTTCGGCCTGAAGGGCGCGCGGCCGACGCACCCCGAACTCCTCGACTGGCTGGCGACCGAGTTGGTCGCCAACCGCTGGTCGCTCAAGCACCTCCACCGACTGATGGTACTGTCCTCCACCTATCAGCAGTGCCAGGCGGCCCCGCACCCGGCCGACCCGGACAATAAGCTCCTCGGGCGGATGCCGCGACGCCGACTCGAAGCGGAAGCCGTGCGCGATTCCGTGCTCGCCGCGGCCGGGACGATGAACCCGCAAGTCGGCGGGCCGTCGGTGAAGGTGCCTCTGGAGCCGGAGGTGTACGACCTGATCTTCACCGAGGGCGAACCGGACGGCCTGTGGCCGGTGACGCCGGACGCGACGCAGCACACGCGCCGGTCCCTGTACCTGTTCAACAAGCGGAACGTCCGGCTCCCGGTGTTCGAGGCGTTCGACCAGCCGGACACCCTGAACTCGTGCGCGGTGCGCCCCGTGAGCACGTTCGCCCCGCAGGCGCTCATTCTGATGAACGGCCCGTTCGTTCAGGAGCAGGGGAAGGCGCTCGCCGTGCGGTTGGCCGGCGAGGCGGACCCGTTGGAAGCGCTGTACCGGCGAATGCTCGGCCGCGCTCCCAAGGTGGCGGAGCGGGCGGCGGCAGAATTGTTCTTGCGCGACCAGGCGTCGTCCGTGCGTGACCGGCTTCGCGCCCGACTGCCCGTCGGTCTCGACGTGGCGCTGCCCGCGGGGGCGGACCCCGCACACGTGCGGGCGCTGGCCGACCTGTGCGTCGTACTGTTCAACACGAACGAGTTCGTACACATCCCGTAG